Part of the Citrobacter sp. Marseille-Q6884 genome, GGTCTGCAACATCGTATAGCGTTACCGGTTTCACATTGCTCACCCTGATGATTACCTTATCTGCGCGCTATCATGCCATAGCGTGGAGGGTTTTGGGTATTTGTGGTCGGGTTCTGCGAGGCGCATTCCAGGGATACGAATTGCATGATGGCAGGTTTATCGGCGTTATGTTTAACTGAATGATATCTCGATAAAAAGTGAGGGTAGCGTGAGCGATTCAGCGGCAAACCATATTTTGTCTATCTACCGACGTCATGCGGATGCCTTTGCCAGCCAGCGTTCGCGCTCACTGTTTGAAAAAAGCTGGCTGGATAAATTCATCAATGTTATTGGCGGGCAGGGCAGCATTGTGGATATCGGCTGCGGCAATGGTCAGCCGATTGCCGGTTATTTTATCCAGCAAGGCTTTCAGCTAACGGGGATTGATGGCTCTGCGGCGATGCTGGCGCGCGCCCGGCACGCTTTTCCCGCACAGCGCTGGCTGGAGCAGGATATGCGCGAGCTCACGCTAAATGAAACTTTTGATGGTCTGCTTGCGTGGGACAGTTTTTTTCATTTAACCCAGCAAGACCAACAAAAGATGTTCCCGATTTTTGACCGTCTCAGCCACCCCGGCAGCGCGCTGATGTTTACCAGCGGCACGGATAATGGCATCGCAATGGGGCAGTTTGAAGGTGAGCCGCTGTTTCATGCCAGCCTCGCGCCCGATGAATACCGCGCACTGTTGTCAGCGCACGGCTTTGCGGTGATCGACATGATTATGGAAGATCCGCACTGCGCCGGACACACGGTCTGGCTGGCGCAAAAACGCGGCTAAACGCCACGAAAGGTTTTACGCCACTCGGCAGGGCTGACGCCGAAGTGCGCTTTAAAATGCTGACGCCAGGTGACGGGGGAGAGAAAACCGACCTGCTCGGCGATGCGCTCAACGGGTAAGTGGCTGGACTCCAGCAGCACCTGGCTGCGGCGCAGTCGCTCGGCAATCAGCCACTCTGCGACGCTCGCCCCGGTGGCTTTCATAAAGTGGCGGGTCAGGGTTCGACGGCTCATCATCACCCGCTGCGCCAGAACGTCGAGACTGTGCTGCTCGTGAATATGCTGGCGCAAATAATCGAGCAGGGTGTTGATGCGCTGATCCTGGGTATTTTTCGCCACCGGTTGTTCGATAAACTGCGCCTGGCCGCCCTCGCGATGTGGCGGTACGATCATCCGCCGGGCGATCTGATTTGCCACCGTGCTGCCAAAGCGCTGACGGATCACATACAGGCAGCAATCCAGCGCGGCGGCGGTGCCTGCTGAAGTAATAATGCCGTCGTCGTCCACGTACAGGGCGTTAATATCCAGACGAGCCGCCGGGAAGCGCGCCTGAAAATCCTGCTCGAACTCCCAGTGCGTGGCGGCCCGTTTACCATCCAGCAGACCCGCATAGCCAAGAACAAACGCGCCAAGACACAAGCCGACGATTTGGGCACCGTTTTGCCGCGCGTGATGAAGCGCATCGAGCAGGCTTTGCGGCGGGCGATGCGCCGTCGTGCCCCAGTAAGGGATCACCACAATATCGGCTTTCTCCACCGCGTCATAACCGTGCGCGGCGGTGATCGAGAAACCCTCCTGCGAAGAGACAATACCGGGATTTTCGGCGCACAGTTGCACGTCAAAGCGCTTTTTCGCCGCCATTTTTTCACTGAACAGGATACACGGCACCGAGAAGTGAAACGGGCTGAAATCTTCCACGGCAACAATGGCGACGGCAAGTGGCTGCATACGATTCCTCTGCGGGCATTAAAACGTCAGGGTTTCGCCATCTTCCGGCACGTTGACGAATTCTGCAATCTGGTTGTCGCGTACGTACTCTTTCAGAGCCGCGCGCGTCAGCAGGCAGTGGTTAATCGCCTCCATATGGGTCGCCACTATCTGTGCTTCGGGCAACGTGAAATGGGTTTTCAGCACATCTTCCGCGCCCATAATGATCGGGCCAAAACCGATGATGTGGGCAAAACCGGCATTCAGTACCACCACATCAGGCTGGAAAGTCTGCATGTTGGATTCAACTTCGTCGCGCCAGAGAGTGTCCCCGACCAGATACAGCGTTTTTTCTGTCGGATGCTGGAAGATAACCCCGCAGGCCTCGCCTAAACGTTCTGCCAGTTCAGGGATCGCGTAAGCACGGTCTGAGCCATGCTGGCCGCCGGTTTTACGCAGGGTGATATCGCCTATCGCGGTATTCTGCGTCAGCACGGTAAGTTGGGTGAAACCCTGCTGGCGTAACACCTGCGCGTCTTGTTCATTTTGCACATAGACCGGTTTGTCTTTCGGTACGACGCGAGCCGCGGCCTCATCCCAGTGATCTTCATGCAGATGGGTCACGATCAGCGCATCGACGTCGAGCAGGGTATCGATGTCGATGGGCAGATCGACGGTCGGATTGCGGATTTCTGCGCGCGCCGTTCCGGCAAAGCCCGGATACGCGCCTTTTGACGCCAGCATCGGATCGACCAGAAAGGTTTTGCCGCCAAAAGTAATACGCTGCGTGGCGTTACGGATTTGCGTGATGTTCATGGTGTTTGCTCCACGTGTTGGGTCAGTGGTGTCATCCTAGAGTGTTGTCCAGAAGATGAATGTGGGCAAATGGGCGAGTTGTGATGAGATTGGGCCAAACTGGATTTTAACTAAGCATCAGATGGATACTGCCGATAACCTGATGTCGGTTTATTTCTCCAGAAAGAGAAATCAGAATGAATTCCAAAATAAAACAGGGACATGGCAAATGATTAAAGGCATAAGCATCTTATTCGCGACCACGATTCTGGCAGGATGTAGCGTTGATTTTTCGGATACGCTCCCGGATTACACAGGCAGCGACGCGGCGTATATCCGTGTTGAAAATACGCTGCAACCCATGCCGTACAAAATAGAAAAACAGATCCCCGCCGGGAACTGCTGGAAGTCCGACAAAACGTATGGCATCACCTCTAAAGTCGCGATTGCGGGCATTAAAGTCAGAACCTCTAAGTCGGTGCAGGGCATTGCGCCGCCTTCCGCCGATTTCGCGAACAAAAGCTATCAGGAATATACCATTCAGCCGGGATTCACCTATGGCGTAGGGTGGAGAAGAGAAGAGCGAAGCATGTACGGCATCGATCTGGGGCAAACCTATTCGGGTTCGTTCCACGCTGATAAAGGGCATACGTACGAAATCAGCAATGACAATAATGAAGTACGCATTGTTGATCTGAGTAAAGACGCTTCTCCAACCACGAAACCGTTACCGGAATGTAATTACAATCGGGATATGTTTGGTAAAAAACAGTATCTCTGACAATGTGATTGCGCGTTGGCCGCCATCCGGCAAGAAGATGGCGGCAAGTAAAATGCCTGAAGCATGTTTATCTGCGGCGTTTAATCACCGGTTCATCCCCTAAATCATTTAGCGCGCCGGGAAACGTTTTTAACCACTGACTGACTTTCTGCTTATTAATATTCACCACACTCATTCCCTCAAGACAACCCCATAATTCTCTTGTATGTTGCGGCGTAATAACGATGCAATCTTTCATCACGCGTATTTTCACCGGCATACCATTAATAAATCCGGCATTGGGTAACCACTCTCCGCTGAGCGGCAAATAGTGATGATCCACCCGTGAATACAGCTCGCAGCAGGCCGAACTGTCCTGCACGGACGCCGCTCGCGGATGAATACTTGCTTCCTCCGTCCGTTTACTGTGCAAACGGCTACGGTGGTTATTGCGTAGCAGCTCGAAGTTTTGCGGCTCATCCGGCAAAACGCCAGAATCTGCTTGGGCAAAAGTGGGTTCTGACATAAAATTCGCGTCAGCCATAATCAACTCCTGGTTAGTTGTTTTGTGGTTAGCGGTGTAAAGGTGTTCGTGCACCTTTATGCCGCGGATCCCCGTTATTATCTCGCCGCCTTCCTGCAGCGCGAATTATTAAGGGGGATAGATTTACAATGATCTTATATTCCCTTCATTACTGAACTCATTAACCTGCGGCTATTATTATACCGTGCTGAATAAAAACACAGTGAAAATAAAATAAGGAACATTTATTAAATGCGAAGCGGCTCCAGAAAACATGACAAATATATGTAACGTATTGCAGCCAATAAAACAGATCGCGAACCATGAAATAAGAATGCTATCATCCGCACCAGACGCGGCAGGCAACTGCTGGCACCCGCATTGACCCCGGAGCAACAGATGAACAACGACATTCCGCTAAAATATTATGATATCGCCGACGAGTACGCGACCGAGGCCGCAAAGCCGGTGAGCGATGCAGAGCGCGACGCGCTGGCGCACTACTTCCAGCAACTGATCACCCGTTTAATGAACAACGAAGAGATCAGCGAAGACGCGCAGCAAGAGATGGCAACGGTTGCCGGGGTTGACGCGCAGCGTATCGATGATATCGCGGAGTTCCTCAATCGCTGGGGTAACGAGTAGCCAAAGACGTGGCCTGTGTTTTACACTGCGCGCAAATTGAGTAGATATACTCTACGAGTATTAGGTTTAATCAGGCGGAAACAGCAATGAACGGAACAATCACAACGTGGTTTAAAGATAAAGGCTTTGGATTTATCAAAGATGAAAACGGCGACAACCGCTATTTTCATGTGATTAAGGTTGCTAATCCTGAGCTGATCAAGAAAGACGCGGCAGTCACCTTTGAGCCGACCACCAACAACAAAGGTCTGTCTGCCTATGCGGTGAAAGTCATACCAGACAGCAAATACATTTATATCGCGGGTGAGCGCCTGAAGCTCACGGCGATCAAGTCTTACCTGGTCTACAGCGAAGAAGTCCCTGTCGAGACCCGTATCGATAAAGAAAATGCGGTGCTGTCTGTCGGCGTGCTGATGAACAGCATCCGACCGAAATCAGACGTGAAGCCTGGCGAAATGCGCACGCTGAAAAAGCTGGCGATCACCACCTTCCAGGGCACCACGCTGATCTTCTCAGAAGATGAGATCGACATCGACGCAACAGTGAAGCTGCTTAAAGTCTAAATCGCTGCGAAGTGAACAAATACCGAAACACTGCCTGAGTTAAGGACGGGGTTTCGGTTTTTTTGATAGCTGTTCATTTAACTCTTTTGTTGTTACCACGGTAGCAAAATCCGCAGCCAGAAGCGCAAGTGTGACATCCAGGATGGTTTTTGCCCCTGGTTCACCATCTTTCAGTGCAAAACTAATAACAGCATCCTGAATCACGGTCATCTTAAGCCCTGCATCAGCCCCCGCTCTAATCGTGGAAGTGACGCAAAATCCAGCGACGGCACCGATAACAATACACGTTGAGAGCTGATGGTCTTTTAAATACGTTAACAGCCCGGTTGAGCTGAATGCGGATGAGGTATTTTTTACAAATACAGGTTCACCCTGTTTTTCCTCAAATCCTTTTACAGGCTGAGAAAGGGGAGAACTGTGATGCAATAACGATCCCTCTTCGGTGGAGTGATGCCGTATGTGTATCACTGGAATCATGCTGTTTCTGACTATTTCCAGAATGGTTCGCATGTTATCTATTGCGTTATGCGGGAACATTTCCACGCCCTGATTTATTCTGTCAGTCACAAAATTTTGCATATCAACAATCAGTAACGCAGTAGTCATTATTTCTCCTGGGTATAATAAATTAAAAAATGAGATGGTTATCACACCTGAAATTTATCTCTTTGTTTAATTAAGCATATTCATGCTTTGTTCTCTCTACAGTCATTATGTTATACGTTCTCCGTGGATTAAAATATGATAATGTTGGTCATTTCTCAATCAGCCGAGAGAACAATTGCGAACATCCGTTCCTCGCGCACCGCAGCCAGTCATACCGGACGCCTGTCAGCAGTCGAGCAACCAGCGATGGACTGAATTATCTCAATGTCCTGCCAGGACGAAAATGAATACTAACCCTATATTTATTAGTGGTTATGTGGAGGTCGTTCATCTATTCTGCTTGCATCAGCGAGCAGGCAGGAGGCACTCTTTGTGGATAATCCGATACTTCAGAAAACTGTCATTACCGTTATTTTTGTTCTGTGGGTAATAAATGAATTCAGGACAAAGAAAAAAAAGCATTCTGACCCTGCCATTGAAGAAGCCGACGCCAGAGAACGTCATGAATGGCGATATCTCAGATGGGGAGGGCGGGTAATACAAATGGCTGCGACCGTATTTATTTTTGTTCAGCTGATGCAGTTTTTACTGAGGTAGCCTTTCACTGGCTGAGGGTGTGAATGCCTTTTGCGTGGCAGGCGCGGATATTTCAGACACGGCCGCGCAATGTCACCTGGAAGTGATGACAGGATTAACCTGTCATTACGTGCAATAGCAAAGGGGCAAATATTTGTGAGGCTGCGGGGAAGTGCAACCTCAGTAATATAACTGCGGAAAGCGATTATTGCTTTGCTGCCCGAATCAGGCCGTCAAGCCATTCCTGATGACCATTAAGCATTGGGTTCGGGCGGGTATTTGCCAGATGTTCTGCCGGGACTCCGTTCTGTGTTTCCTGCGTCAGGATACGGAGCCTGTGACCGGAAAGATCCTCCAGTAGCCATGCATGATGCACATCGAGTCGTTGAGCGGTATTTTCTTCACCGGACCATCCGTGCCATGCCAGACGAGCAGGTTTACCTTCCGCAGGTGGAACACACTCCACAACCTGAGCTTCAACGGGGAAACCAAACGTGCTGAAGTAGAAGCGCACCCTATTTTCCAGTTCGGGTCCTTTATTGTGATAAAAGCGCACATCCGCGGAGTTTTTATAATATTCCGGCCATAACAATGGCTGACTCAGGAGCGGCCAGACATCATTGACGTTCAGACCTGAGATGATCATTTCATTAGAAACAAAGTTATCGGTAAAACCCGGAACAAAACCTTCTGGCCAGTTAATCGCGTTCATCAATTTCTCCCATTGCGATAGTGAATTGCACTGCGTGTGCCGTTACGGCAACAACGTGATGGCAGTGATTATTGGCGCAATGGAGTTATAAGACGAATTGCCATTACTTATATTCTTTATAAGATAAATTATATCAGGGGCCAGGATGTTGGCTGACTTCTACGCATAAAGCACGAATCCACTGATGACCCGGGTCACGATGGGTTCGTTCATGCCAGGCCATGCTCTTGGTAAAACCCGGTATTTTCAGGGGCAAAGGGAGAATGATGAGATCGTTGTTAGTCAGAACCATGCGGTGAGGCACAACGGCAATCATATCGGTCAATCGCAATATATCCGGTATCACTTGAAAACTATTAACCGACATGCCCACTCGTCGTGTCAGATTGAGCTGAGTCAGTGCTTCATCTGTTACACCGGTAAAGTGACCTTCTGTCGACACCAGAATATGTTCCTGCTTGCAGAATTGTTCGAGCGTCATTTCCGAATTCGCTGCCAGAGGATGATGACTTCGCGCTACGCAGACATACTCTTCTTCATAGAGCGATCTTCCGTGCAGGTCATCGGGGGTTGTTTGCGGAGTAACCAAAGCAAGATCCACTTCGCCCCGAGACAACTGCTGATACATTCGCTCATTGTCCACAGACCGCACGGCAATTTTAATATGCGGCGCACGTTGTTTCAGCGCAGCCATCAACGGAACGACAACGGCCTTAAGCGCATAGTCCGTTGCGACGATGGTATAAGTCAGTTCCGCCGTCATGGGATCAAATTGCATTGGTTTCAGCAGGATTGCGATATCGGTGAGGATTTGTTTTACCGGTATAGCAAGTTCGTTGGCCCGCAGAGTGGGGACCATACCGTGACTGGTGCGAACAAAGAGTGGGTCGCCAAAATAATCACGCAAGCGGGTAAGCATGCCACTGACGGCAGGCTGCGTCAGGGAGAGCCGCTGTGCAGCCCGAGTCACGCTTCCCTCATCCAGTAACGCATCAAGTGCCTTAAGAAGGTTAAGGTCGAGGGTTCTGATATCATTTTTCATAATGAAGTAGCCTGACAGCTATAAAAAATATAATTGAGGCTAAATGCTCGGGAAAAGGTTGTCCAGAAGGTTTACGAGCGTTTTTTTGGGGTGATCTTCCATGTCTGGATGGTAACGCTTGTATAGGTCAGTCCGCTCTTGGCTGCTATTAAAGACCTGCGTTTGGGGCGGCTTTGTGCCAGAAGCGGACGTTGTACAGAACACGCGAGTTTCCCCTGAATGCCTGAACTCATCATCGAAAAGATATCTAAACAGATCCATTATACTTAAGCACATCAATTAACAGAGAAAATGCCGAACCCGCATGGCGGCGGTGTGGGTAGTACAGATGATACCCTGGTAAGTCGGGTGTAAATTTCTCCAGAACGCGGGTCAGTTTTTTTTCTTCAATAGCCTGCTGAACCTGGTCATAAGGCAGATACGTGAGGCCGTGCCCGTCAATCGCTGCATCGAGGATCAGGTCTATCGTATTCAATAGCAGTTGTCCTTCCATGCGAACCCTGACTTCGCGCCCTCCACGCACTAATCTCCAGCGATTCGCGGTACCCGATGAAGGAAGGTACAGATTAATAGCCTGATGATCGACCAGGTGCGCCACAGACACTGGAATACCTTTTCGCGAGAGATATTCTGGCGCACCAACAATTGCCATCGGGATATCGGGCCCGATTCGAACAGCAATCATATCCTTATCCATCTCTCCCCCCAGACGAACCCCGGCATCAAAACGCTCTGAGACGACATCAGTCAGGCCGTAATCGATGAGCAGCTGCACATTAATGTCAGGGTGAGATTTCAACAGCGTGCGCATGGCGGGCAACAATATGGTCTTTGCGGCATGTTCCACTGTGGTAATGCGTATTGTGCCTGAGGGGCGGTCACGCAGATCGCCTAATGAGGCCAGGGTCGAGTCTATGTCGTGCAGCATTGGACCAAGAACAGACAAGAGGTGTTCACCCGCCTCTGTGGGAACAACACTGCGTGTAGTACGCGTCAGAAGCCGCAGGCTCAGGCGCTCTTCTGTTCGGCGCACTATCTGGCTTAGCGCTGACTGGGCCATGCCCAGACGGGCGGCAGCCCGGGTGAAACTACGCTCTTCGGCGACGGCCACAAATGCCATCAGATCGGCTATCTCATCGCGTTTCATCTCTGTGTTTTCATCCGGCAATTAATCATTTAAATGATAAGTCCAATCATTATTTTGGGTCTAATCATCTTAATGATCAATGGCTATAGTTATCCCATCAAACATGACAGATAGCCGACAGCCCAATGAGGAACCGGATGATGAACCAGAAAATCAGCTTCACCAACAGCAATATCCCGACAATTTCTTTGTCCGCTGTACTTTATTTTCCACCCGCATTTGATGAAAGCCGCAAGTACCCGGCCATTGTGGTTTCTCATCCGGGGGGCGGCGTTAAGGAACAAACCGCCGGTACCTATGCCGAAAAGCTGGCAGAACAAGGGTTTGTGACCGTGGCTTACGATGCGTCTTATCAGGGCGAAAGCGGCGGCGAACCGCGCCAGCTGGAAAACCCATATATCCGTACCGAAGATGTCAGCGCAGTGATTGATTACTTGACCACGCTTCCTTATGTCGACACCGCGCGAATTGGCGCGATGGGAATATGCGCCGGTGCGGGCTACACCGCCAATGCCGCGATTCAGGATCGCCGTATCAAGGCCATCGGAACCGTCAGCGCCGTCAATATCGGCTCGATGTTCCGCAACGGCTGGGAAAACAATGTGAAATCCATTGATGCGCTGCCGTACGTTGAAGCGGGTTCAAATGCCCGTAGTACCGATATTAGCAGCGGTGAGTATGCCACCATGCCGCTGGCGCCCATGAAAGAGTCTGATGCACCAAATGAAGAATTGCGCCAGGCCTGGGAGTACTACCACACGCCACGGGCACAGTACCCGACGGCCCCTGGATACGCCACGCTGCGCAGCCTCAACCAGATCATTACCTACGACGCGTACCATATGGCGGAGATTTACCTGACCCAGCCGCTGCAAATTGTGGCGGGTAGCGTAGCGGGAAGTAAATGGATGAGTGACGACCTGTACGATCGCGCCTCAGGCCAGGACAAGCGGTACCACATTGTCGAAGGCGCCAACCACATGGACTTGTATGACGGTAAAGCCTACGTTGCGGAAGCCGTTTCCGTATTAGCCCCGTTCTTTGAGGAGACGCTGTAATGAAAGATGTTCAAATCCAGAACGTCGATATGGCCTGGCACATTGCGGCCAGTATTCATTTTCCACCGGCGTTCGATGAGTCAAAACAGTATCCGACAATTATCAGCGTCCACCCTTTTGGCAGCTGTAAGGAACAGACGTCCGGCAATGTCTACGGAAAAGTGCTGGCTGAAGCAGGCTATGTCGCGATCGCCTATGACGCCAGTTTCCAGGGGGGATCCGGCGGCTCTCCACGCTGGGTGGAGGATCCGAATCAGCGCGTGGAAGATATCAGTCGCGTTATTGATTACGCCGTAACGCTGCCTTACGTCGATGCTGAACGGATTGGCGTGCTGGGTATTTGCGGCGGCGGTGGCTATGCCATTAATGCCACACTGACGGAGAAGCGTATTAAAGCCGTGGTGAGCATCACCGGCGTAAACATCGGCCGTCTTTTTCGCGAAGGTTTCAGCAATTACGACCCTATTGGCGCGCTGAATGCGATGGCGGCACAGCGTACAAATGAAGCCCGAGGAGGGGAAATTCAGGTTAATGAACTGCTCCCCGCCAACCCGGAAATAGCAATGGCCAGTGGACTGACTGAGCGTGACGTGTTTGAGGCAACAGACTACTACAAAACGCCGCGCGGCCAGCAGCCAGGTGGGGCAACGCGAATGGTGTTCTCACATGCGCAGAAAACGCTGGCCTGGGATGCCTTCGCTTTTGCGGAAGTGTTGCTGACTCAACCCGTGATGGTGGTGGTCGGTGAAAAAGTGGGCGCTTTCGGGGCTTACCGTGATGGTCTGGAAATCTATGGACGGGCTGCCGTTTCCCGTGACCGCCAGTTAGTCTCATTAGCCGATTTTTCGCATTACGAACTGTATGACAAACCGGAAGCGGTTCGTGAAGCGATGTCAAAAGTGCTTCCGTTCTTTGCCGCACACCTGGAGTAATGCCCCGTGAAAAACATCATTCAAAAAGTCCTGGTACTTGGCGCCAGCGGGCAGATTGCCCGCCATGTTATCGACCAATTAGCGGATAAACCGGGCGTCACACAGACATTATTTGCCCGTCATCCGGTCAAAATCCACACACCACACCCGCTCAATAGCCGGATTATCATGGGCGATGTGTTAAACCATACAGCGCTGGAACAGGCCATGGTGGGTCAGGATGTGGTGTACGCCAACCTGACCGGGGAAGATTTGGATCTTCAGGCGAAGGCGGTGATTGCGGCGATGAAAGCCGCTGGCGTAAGACGCCTGATTTTCGTCCTTTCTCTCGGTATTTATGATGAAGTCCCGGGGAAATTCGGCGAGTGGAATAACGCCACTATCGGCGAACCGCTCAGGCCATTCCGCCGTGCGGCTGACGCGATTGAAGCCTCCGGGCTGGATTACACCATCCTGCGTCCGGCCTGGCTGACGGATGAAGATACGGTTGATTATGAGCTCACTACCCGCAATGAGCCGTTCAAAGGCACGGTGGTATCCCGCAAAAGCGTTGCCGCATTAATCAGCGATATGATTGATAAACCTGAACAACATATTGGTGAAAATATCGGTGTTAACCAGCCCGGGACCGATGGCGACAAGCCGTACTTTATGTAAATCAATTATGCCCTTTTACCCGTACAGCCTGAATTGCAGTACGGGTTCTTAAACTTATCAAGGTGAGCTGAGATGAATCGTATTTGGTTTGTAACCGGGGCTGCCCGCGGTATGGGGGCCAGTATAGTGAATGCCGCTTTGCAGCAGGGAGATCGTGTGGTGGCAACGGGACGTAATATGGACAAATTACGCCAAATATTCAGCACGGTAGCGGCGGAGAATATTGCGCTGCTGGAGCTTGATGTTCGCGATGAGCACCAGGCTAAGGTTGCCGTTGATGCCGCTATTCGCCGTTTCGGGCGTATTGATGTTCTGGTTAACAACGCAGGATTCTGCCTGCTGGGTCGCTTTGAAGAGGCAACCGCTGAACAAATTGAGCTGCAGTTTACCACCAACGTGTTCGGCACGGCCAATGTGCTACGCGCTGTGTTACCAGTCATGCGCCAGCAGCGTAGCGGACGCATTATTAATACGTCCTCGATCGCGGGTGTCAAAGCGGTCGCAAACGCCACATTTTACTCAGCTTCGAAATTTGCCGTTGAAGGTATGACCCTGGCACTTGCCGATGAAGTTGCGCCGCTTGGTATTCATGTCACCGCAATTGAGCCCGGTTTTTTCCGCACCGAGTTTCTCAGTAATAGTTCGGCCCACTATGGCGAAAAAAAGATTGAGGACTATGCCGATTATGGCGATGCGCGTGAGCTGCTGGCATCCGCAGATGGTCAACAGCAAGGGGACCCGGCCAAACTCGCACAGGTGGTTTGTCAGGTGGTTGAAATGGAGAACCCACCTCGACAGCTGCTAATAGGAAATGACGCTATCAGTTTTGTAATGCCTTCGCTGGAAGCCCGTATTAAAGAGATACGCGAATTTGCGGTGCTGAGTAATACCACTGATTTTGATTAATGGGTGTAAGCACCCGATGCTTTAAATATCGAGAGTACAATGACTGACTTATTAACCCAGGCCTTCACGTTTAAAAATGGCCTCAGGATGCGTAACCGCGTCGTTATGGCACCGATGACCACATGGTCCGCTAATGACGATGAAACGATTTCAGATGAAGAAGTAAACTATTATCGGGCGCGCGCTACCGGTGTGGGATTAGTGATAACGGGATGCGCTCATGTTCAGAGAAACGGTGTGGGTTTCACCAATGAATTCGCAGCCTACGATGATCGTTTTATCCCGAGTCTGAGGAAACTGGCTGATGCAGCAAAAAGCGGGGGGGCGCTGGCAATCCTGCAACTGTTTCATGCCGGTAATAAAGCGGTTCCCGAACTCATCCCTGGTGGAGAGATCGTCAGCGCCAGCGCCCTGGCCGCTCCGGCTGACCCTTTTAATCGTGGCGAACAAGCCAGCCGGGCTTTGGGTCATGACGAAATTTCTGGTGTCATTCATGACTTCGGCGAAGCCACTCGCCGCGCAATTGAGGCCGGTTTTGATGGTGTTGAATTGCACGGTGCGCATGGTTTTCTTATCCAGAATTTCTTCTTCCCCTGGTTTAACCAGCGTACTGACGAATGGGGTGGTTCATTAGCAAACCGGATGCGTTTTCCGCTGGAGGTCGTTAGGGAAGTCCGGCGGGTTATTGAAACTCATGCCGGGAAACCCTTTTTATTGGGTTACCGGTTATCGCCGGAAGAGTCAGGAGACGGAGGATTACGGATTAATGACTCCCAGGCTCTGGCTGGTCAGTTAGAGAAAGAGACTCTCATTGACTATCTCCATATCTCACTCCACGACGTACTGACCGATCGGCCGCAGGGCAGTGAGGGTAAGGATACGATCCTGGCGCGGTTTGTAGAGCAGTTTAATGGGCGTTTGCCTTTGCTGGCAGCGGGAAAAATTACTTCGTCACAAGCGGCTCAACGGTCTCTGAAGGCCGGGTTGTCACTGGTTGCCTTAGGTCGGACGATTGTCATGAATCCCAACTGGATGGAACTGGTGCAGGCAGGCCATGAGGATAAGGTAAAAAACAAACTTATCCTGTCTCAACGCTCAGATGAATTGGCGATCCCTGAAAAACTATGGCATGCGATTCAGAAGACTCCCGGATGGTTCCCGACATAAAAAGAGCTGTGTAACCGGACTTCAGTACAGGTAATCCTGGAATATACCGTTTTACCTGTAACTATCTGGAAGATGGAGCTACAACTTGTAGCTTTCTATTCGTACA contains:
- a CDS encoding SRPBCC domain-containing protein, which codes for MNAINWPEGFVPGFTDNFVSNEMIISGLNVNDVWPLLSQPLLWPEYYKNSADVRFYHNKGPELENRVRFYFSTFGFPVEAQVVECVPPAEGKPARLAWHGWSGEENTAQRLDVHHAWLLEDLSGHRLRILTQETQNGVPAEHLANTRPNPMLNGHQEWLDGLIRAAKQ
- a CDS encoding cysteine hydrolase family protein, with translation MTTALLIVDMQNFVTDRINQGVEMFPHNAIDNMRTILEIVRNSMIPVIHIRHHSTEEGSLLHHSSPLSQPVKGFEEKQGEPVFVKNTSSAFSSTGLLTYLKDHQLSTCIVIGAVAGFCVTSTIRAGADAGLKMTVIQDAVISFALKDGEPGAKTILDVTLALLAADFATVVTTKELNEQLSKKPKPRP
- a CDS encoding MBL fold metallo-hydrolase; this encodes MNITQIRNATQRITFGGKTFLVDPMLASKGAYPGFAGTARAEIRNPTVDLPIDIDTLLDVDALIVTHLHEDHWDEAAARVVPKDKPVYVQNEQDAQVLRQQGFTQLTVLTQNTAIGDITLRKTGGQHGSDRAYAIPELAERLGEACGVIFQHPTEKTLYLVGDTLWRDEVESNMQTFQPDVVVLNAGFAHIIGFGPIIMGAEDVLKTHFTLPEAQIVATHMEAINHCLLTRAALKEYVRDNQIAEFVNVPEDGETLTF
- a CDS encoding SymE family type I addiction module toxin, which gives rise to MADANFMSEPTFAQADSGVLPDEPQNFELLRNNHRSRLHSKRTEEASIHPRAASVQDSSACCELYSRVDHHYLPLSGEWLPNAGFINGMPVKIRVMKDCIVITPQHTRELWGCLEGMSVVNINKQKVSQWLKTFPGALNDLGDEPVIKRRR
- a CDS encoding YmjA family protein gives rise to the protein MNNDIPLKYYDIADEYATEAAKPVSDAERDALAHYFQQLITRLMNNEEISEDAQQEMATVAGVDAQRIDDIAEFLNRWGNE
- a CDS encoding GlxA family transcriptional regulator; the encoded protein is MQPLAVAIVAVEDFSPFHFSVPCILFSEKMAAKKRFDVQLCAENPGIVSSQEGFSITAAHGYDAVEKADIVVIPYWGTTAHRPPQSLLDALHHARQNGAQIVGLCLGAFVLGYAGLLDGKRAATHWEFEQDFQARFPAARLDINALYVDDDGIITSAGTAAALDCCLYVIRQRFGSTVANQIARRMIVPPHREGGQAQFIEQPVAKNTQDQRINTLLDYLRQHIHEQHSLDVLAQRVMMSRRTLTRHFMKATGASVAEWLIAERLRRSQVLLESSHLPVERIAEQVGFLSPVTWRQHFKAHFGVSPAEWRKTFRGV
- a CDS encoding class I SAM-dependent DNA methyltransferase — encoded protein: MSDSAANHILSIYRRHADAFASQRSRSLFEKSWLDKFINVIGGQGSIVDIGCGNGQPIAGYFIQQGFQLTGIDGSAAMLARARHAFPAQRWLEQDMRELTLNETFDGLLAWDSFFHLTQQDQQKMFPIFDRLSHPGSALMFTSGTDNGIAMGQFEGEPLFHASLAPDEYRALLSAHGFAVIDMIMEDPHCAGHTVWLAQKRG
- a CDS encoding cold-shock protein — protein: MNGTITTWFKDKGFGFIKDENGDNRYFHVIKVANPELIKKDAAVTFEPTTNNKGLSAYAVKVIPDSKYIYIAGERLKLTAIKSYLVYSEEVPVETRIDKENAVLSVGVLMNSIRPKSDVKPGEMRTLKKLAITTFQGTTLIFSEDEIDIDATVKLLKV